Proteins co-encoded in one Flavivirga eckloniae genomic window:
- a CDS encoding helix-turn-helix domain-containing protein: MIFYKHQKALNPFISHIFSISFDRDAQNKIINEFILPSGHCLMGFQCIGKYKIVSDNKETTPPKAYITGQQIKSFNFVSSDPVIEVIIVVFKPTALYHLFGLDTTKLINNVISVEEAFMSKLTVFNKHFENAKSYEAKMRYVEELLLKRLEQVAPKLNVIDISIDLIHKNKGRTSIKSLVTQLKISERYFQKKFKKIVGITPFAYTKITRFSYLFAEMSKIPDQNYKDLSDNFDYYDIAHFSKDFKKYCGDAPTKFNIDKYKFIKKIMVDDPLILKIK, translated from the coding sequence ATGATTTTCTATAAACATCAAAAAGCCTTAAACCCTTTTATTTCGCATATATTTTCAATTAGCTTTGATAGAGATGCCCAAAATAAAATAATAAATGAATTTATTTTACCTAGTGGCCATTGCTTAATGGGCTTTCAGTGTATTGGAAAATATAAAATAGTATCAGACAATAAAGAAACAACACCTCCGAAAGCTTACATCACTGGACAACAAATAAAGAGTTTTAATTTCGTGTCTTCTGATCCCGTTATAGAGGTGATTATAGTAGTTTTTAAGCCAACAGCCCTTTATCACCTATTTGGGTTAGATACAACTAAACTAATAAACAATGTTATATCTGTTGAAGAAGCTTTTATGAGTAAGCTTACAGTATTTAATAAGCATTTTGAGAATGCTAAATCTTATGAAGCCAAAATGCGCTATGTAGAAGAATTATTGTTGAAAAGGTTGGAACAAGTTGCTCCAAAACTAAATGTAATTGATATTTCAATAGACTTAATTCATAAAAACAAAGGGCGAACATCAATTAAAAGTTTGGTAACTCAACTTAAAATTAGTGAACGTTATTTTCAAAAAAAATTTAAAAAAATTGTTGGAATCACACCATTTGCTTACACTAAAATAACACGATTTAGTTATTTATTTGCAGAGATGAGTAAAATACCTGATCAAAACTATAAAGACCTAAGTGATAATTTTGATTATTATGATATAGCACATTTTTCTAAGGATTTTAAAAAATATTGCGGAGACGCTCCTACAAAATTCAATATTGACAAATACAAATTCATTAAAAAAATAATGGTCGATGACCCTCTTATCCTAAAGATAAAATAA
- a CDS encoding fibronectin type III domain-containing protein: MMKTIYRSTIYLLAFALSISFSNAQEAPGAIAVEHGVFVYGGGKLPKNGYYLFERKGEKDRNYIEIAKTTVPSSDVETEKKAAENATNFKHLQFLNKQDVKRVYEYVLANKTDDSLYRAEHTPIIALTVGTAFLDTTVEKDKTYQYRIRLFKDGSEVFQKELNPIKNTVKTNLSKPKSHRSEIVNDAVFLEWIVDEQKDLTFFNVYRAFFGTLDFKKINVKKGYSNDENGLHLIAIDDSAEKASLYKYYIQPVDLYGNAGDVSEAVSIGKLQAENIIPIKSLHAEELSDYQIKLSWELDKTIITSNIKVMRSHNYDDGFVEVTNLPPTTSEFTDNLPEASENYYYYLVINGGTGQEFRSAKISAMVKTNRDVLPAPQDVSGEPMTDGIEISWEYSQPYTRGFYVFRATAEMEIFNQVSNLIPVNGKTAYSYKDLDTNLKAGEIYRYTVRAENDAYTMGKFSDTINVFTEKKPKMIVPQKVRAVFRDSIVEVVWKDMTKVSEYVLGYKVYRSEGKNSPLQVMPNDSLKPYKNYFNDANISNGPKYTYHIATLDMFGQESDLSLPVSVVINKTIENLDAPNQPKVYKNSKGITVSWNQMASKDVSEIKIYRSEGSKEAKAIKTLSITEKKYIDASVKKGVLYYYKISLVTKNGNESVISSEASIYF; encoded by the coding sequence ATGATGAAAACAATATATCGCAGCACAATTTATTTATTAGCTTTTGCATTAAGTATTTCTTTTAGTAATGCACAGGAAGCACCAGGTGCTATAGCTGTAGAACATGGTGTTTTTGTGTATGGCGGAGGTAAATTACCAAAAAATGGGTATTATCTTTTTGAGCGCAAAGGTGAAAAAGACAGAAACTACATAGAAATTGCAAAAACTACAGTGCCAAGTAGTGACGTAGAGACCGAAAAAAAAGCAGCCGAAAATGCCACCAATTTTAAGCATTTACAATTCCTAAATAAACAAGATGTAAAACGTGTTTATGAATATGTATTAGCTAACAAAACCGATGATAGTCTTTATCGAGCAGAGCACACACCAATTATTGCATTAACAGTGGGTACTGCTTTTTTAGATACTACTGTTGAAAAGGATAAAACCTATCAATATAGAATAAGGTTGTTTAAAGATGGTAGTGAAGTATTTCAAAAAGAATTAAATCCAATTAAGAATACCGTTAAAACAAACCTTTCAAAACCTAAAAGCCATCGTTCAGAGATTGTAAATGATGCCGTATTTTTAGAATGGATTGTTGATGAACAAAAAGACCTTACATTTTTTAATGTGTATCGCGCCTTTTTTGGAACCTTGGACTTTAAAAAAATCAATGTTAAAAAAGGTTATTCAAATGATGAAAATGGTTTGCATTTAATAGCCATTGATGATTCAGCAGAAAAAGCATCACTTTATAAATATTATATTCAACCAGTGGATTTATATGGAAATGCAGGAGACGTTTCCGAAGCGGTTTCAATTGGAAAATTGCAAGCTGAAAATATCATTCCAATTAAAAGTTTACATGCTGAAGAATTAAGCGACTACCAAATTAAACTCTCTTGGGAATTGGATAAAACCATCATCACAAGTAACATTAAAGTGATGCGTAGTCATAATTATGATGATGGTTTTGTTGAGGTTACAAATTTACCACCAACAACTTCTGAATTTACAGATAATTTACCCGAAGCTTCCGAAAACTATTATTACTACTTGGTAATCAATGGCGGAACAGGACAGGAATTTCGATCTGCTAAAATTTCAGCTATGGTAAAAACAAATCGGGATGTGTTACCAGCTCCACAAGATGTCTCAGGGGAACCTATGACGGATGGTATAGAAATTTCTTGGGAATATAGCCAGCCTTACACCAGAGGATTTTATGTGTTTAGAGCCACTGCCGAAATGGAAATTTTTAATCAAGTTTCCAACTTAATTCCAGTAAATGGAAAAACAGCTTATTCATATAAAGATTTGGATACAAACTTAAAAGCAGGTGAGATATATCGTTACACAGTAAGAGCTGAAAACGATGCATATACTATGGGGAAATTTTCAGATACTATTAATGTTTTTACAGAAAAAAAACCAAAAATGATAGTGCCTCAGAAAGTACGCGCCGTATTTCGTGATAGTATTGTTGAAGTGGTTTGGAAGGATATGACGAAAGTTTCAGAATATGTTTTAGGCTATAAAGTATATAGAAGTGAAGGTAAGAATAGCCCATTACAAGTGATGCCAAATGACTCTTTGAAACCCTATAAAAATTATTTTAATGATGCCAATATAAGCAACGGGCCTAAGTATACATACCATATTGCAACCCTAGATATGTTTGGTCAAGAAAGTGATTTGAGTTTGCCTGTTTCTGTAGTAATTAATAAAACTATTGAAAATCTTGATGCGCCAAATCAACCTAAAGTGTATAAAAATTCTAAGGGCATTACGGTTTCTTGGAATCAGATGGCTT
- a CDS encoding tetratricopeptide repeat protein, whose amino-acid sequence MKELINDNPFIKDLSKSAVKNLIIDNELRKDNVVIYFVVDTYDIIEYCFPFHSDGQKEEYELKTKLIAYDYLFYENENKPLVPDEYLAELNSFMYHLKNKANNAINAFKDIENLFKEKEQQLDFDFFTKNITTFLAIQYDLLNPVSLDRYRDIFSKRLDAFNITVKNKNDRETLSNLFAGVEKSDLTEKIFEDYYDNVKLKFIEKKPTSEKIFRHLNNTYKDIVVIDRLIQINNILEKKHKENKLEKKYLFLYVSSTPSKSKVLFKLPSLLSNLPNIYNIDKFNFLRNAPQIYLQAISSFGKDDNIDSSIKFLKQIVRGQERIDKIHSLESEVNEKNPGLRRSLADMRDTTRNQFDIISKMHKFYENKERLTKVIENFKNSTQGINTREFRKFKNYISRIIQSDTFKTKSTQVFEYLHLHTANSELQGKILELSLSNENITPDLGEDTVRSNYQHLPILIFYKQQSLLKKSSWHDLLKTISNYLSEPGQDEKNEFITSYNNIIENLKKKKGFSAIEISIILYYLSLILPDPDSNVGNEKQLIRQLENLKEVIKYSYIKQVYNPKNEEFEEILAKNKYEIEINYMLIWIYRRKKMFDKSIELANKVLEIYSDEPRIIHGKALSILSKAYSQESGYNISRSLLKAKNLLIKSLRLYEYEKVTNNILLRKTLIAISNSICNLYNHLYNHDKKEEYLENSKKSSIVFLDIFKRYISKPIEDFPAFCDTLCWLNLNIAEAELDNSNHDEATKRYTTAQHYFDICKVSKIYDNFPDQDYFNNLKSKLNTVKKEVIKKDS is encoded by the coding sequence ATGAAAGAATTAATTAATGATAATCCTTTTATAAAAGATCTTAGTAAATCAGCTGTCAAGAATTTGATTATTGACAATGAGCTAAGAAAAGATAATGTTGTTATATATTTTGTTGTTGATACTTACGATATTATTGAATATTGTTTTCCTTTTCATTCGGATGGGCAGAAGGAGGAGTACGAGCTTAAAACTAAGTTGATAGCCTATGATTATCTATTTTATGAAAATGAAAATAAACCTCTTGTACCTGATGAGTATTTAGCAGAGTTAAATTCTTTTATGTATCATCTAAAAAATAAAGCTAATAATGCTATAAATGCATTCAAGGATATTGAAAATCTATTTAAAGAAAAAGAACAACAATTAGACTTCGATTTTTTCACAAAGAACATTACCACTTTTTTAGCAATACAGTATGATCTGTTAAATCCGGTTTCTTTAGATAGGTATAGAGATATTTTTAGTAAAAGGTTAGATGCATTTAATATAACAGTTAAAAATAAGAATGACAGAGAAACTTTATCTAATTTGTTTGCAGGTGTTGAAAAGTCAGATTTGACTGAAAAAATATTTGAAGATTATTATGATAATGTAAAGCTTAAATTTATTGAAAAAAAACCTACTTCTGAGAAAATTTTTAGGCACTTAAATAACACCTATAAAGATATTGTCGTAATTGATAGATTGATCCAAATAAATAATATTTTAGAAAAAAAGCATAAGGAAAATAAACTAGAAAAAAAATATTTATTTCTTTATGTTTCGTCTACACCTTCAAAATCTAAAGTTTTATTTAAACTTCCATCTTTGCTTAGTAATTTGCCAAACATATACAATATTGATAAATTTAATTTTTTAAGGAATGCACCACAAATTTATCTTCAAGCCATATCCAGTTTTGGTAAAGATGACAACATAGATAGTTCCATAAAGTTTTTGAAACAGATTGTCAGAGGACAGGAGCGAATAGATAAGATACATAGTCTTGAATCCGAGGTAAATGAAAAAAATCCAGGTCTTAGAAGAAGTCTAGCTGATATGAGAGATACTACAAGAAATCAATTTGATATCATCTCTAAAATGCATAAGTTTTATGAGAATAAAGAAAGGTTGACTAAAGTAATTGAAAATTTTAAAAATAGTACCCAAGGAATTAATACAAGAGAGTTTAGGAAATTTAAAAACTATATCAGTCGAATAATTCAATCAGATACATTTAAAACAAAATCGACTCAAGTATTTGAATATCTACATCTACATACTGCTAATTCTGAATTGCAAGGGAAAATACTAGAATTAAGCCTTTCTAATGAAAATATTACTCCAGATTTAGGTGAAGATACTGTTAGAAGTAATTATCAGCATTTGCCTATTTTAATTTTTTACAAACAACAGAGTTTATTAAAAAAATCCTCATGGCATGATTTATTAAAAACAATTTCTAACTACTTATCTGAGCCAGGACAGGATGAGAAAAACGAATTCATTACGTCTTATAATAATATTATTGAAAACTTAAAGAAAAAGAAGGGGTTTTCAGCAATAGAAATTTCAATTATTCTCTATTACTTGAGTTTAATACTTCCAGATCCTGACTCTAATGTAGGAAATGAAAAACAACTAATAAGACAATTAGAAAACCTTAAAGAAGTGATAAAATATTCTTATATTAAACAGGTTTATAATCCTAAAAACGAAGAGTTTGAAGAAATATTGGCGAAAAACAAATATGAGATTGAAATAAATTATATGCTCATATGGATTTACAGGCGAAAAAAAATGTTTGATAAATCAATAGAATTAGCAAATAAGGTGCTTGAGATTTATTCTGATGAACCTAGGATAATTCATGGGAAAGCATTGTCAATTTTATCTAAAGCGTACTCCCAAGAAAGCGGATACAATATTTCAAGGTCTTTATTGAAAGCTAAGAATCTGTTAATTAAATCCCTACGTTTGTATGAATATGAAAAAGTAACCAATAATATACTTTTAAGAAAGACATTGATAGCAATATCTAATAGTATCTGTAATTTATATAATCATTTGTATAATCATGATAAAAAAGAAGAGTATCTAGAAAATTCAAAGAAATCTTCTATAGTTTTTCTGGATATATTCAAGAGATATATTTCAAAACCAATAGAAGATTTTCCTGCGTTTTGTGATACCTTATGCTGGTTAAATTTAAATATTGCTGAAGCTGAATTGGATAATTCTAACCATGATGAGGCTACGAAAAGATATACTACAGCCCAACATTATTTTGATATTTGTAAAGTGTCTAAAATTTATGACAATTTCCCTGATCAAGATTATTTTAACAACTTAAAATCAAAGTTAAATACTGTCAAAAAAGAAGTCATAAAAAAAGATTCTTAG
- a CDS encoding ABC transporter permease, producing the protein MHFPLYIAKRYLRTKSSNNAINFITIIAIIGVIVGAASLFIVLSGFAGLKDFTLEFSSIVDPDLKAESSVGKSFILTEDHISKLNDLEEVSLFSKIIEERVAIAAGDKNYLATLKGVDGNYRNVVNIESKIDHGNWLDQNSNHLVSGWGVSNNLSLGVLDFSNIINIYVPKPGKGQIKSSKNAFNTAKAINVGVFYVNESLNDTYVYSCIDLAKNLLNYKPNQVSGIEFKLNEDADEELAKEKIQAILGDRVILKNRAQLNDALYKMLNTENLAVYLIFTLVLIIAFFNVIGSLIMMMLDKKRSLGTLFNMGATVKDIRKIFFLQGSLMSIVGGVIGLVVALIVTALQKIFGMVMITPTLAYPMTIKIENFFIVFITISVLGIIASKIASVRISKSLIENY; encoded by the coding sequence ATGCATTTTCCTTTATACATAGCAAAACGATACCTACGAACTAAAAGCAGTAACAATGCTATTAACTTCATAACTATAATTGCCATTATTGGAGTTATAGTAGGAGCTGCATCGTTATTTATTGTATTGTCTGGTTTTGCTGGCTTAAAGGACTTCACCCTTGAATTTTCGAGTATTGTCGACCCCGATTTAAAAGCCGAATCGTCTGTTGGTAAATCATTTATTTTAACTGAAGATCATATTTCCAAGCTAAACGATTTAGAAGAAGTCTCGCTATTCTCTAAAATTATTGAAGAACGCGTTGCTATTGCCGCCGGCGATAAAAACTATTTGGCGACCTTAAAAGGGGTTGATGGTAATTACCGGAATGTAGTTAATATTGAATCTAAAATAGACCATGGCAATTGGCTCGATCAAAACTCCAATCACCTCGTATCTGGTTGGGGAGTTTCAAATAACTTATCTCTTGGGGTTTTAGATTTTTCGAATATTATAAATATTTATGTTCCAAAACCTGGAAAGGGACAAATAAAATCTAGCAAAAATGCATTTAACACTGCAAAAGCAATTAATGTTGGTGTATTTTACGTAAACGAATCGTTAAATGATACTTACGTGTACTCATGTATAGATTTAGCTAAAAACCTTTTAAATTATAAACCTAATCAAGTATCTGGAATAGAATTTAAACTTAATGAAGATGCAGATGAGGAACTCGCCAAGGAAAAAATCCAAGCAATTTTAGGGGATCGCGTTATTTTAAAAAATAGAGCACAACTTAACGATGCACTTTATAAAATGCTAAACACCGAAAATCTTGCGGTATATTTAATATTCACCTTGGTATTAATCATTGCATTTTTTAATGTTATAGGATCGTTAATCATGATGATGCTAGATAAAAAACGAAGTTTAGGCACACTTTTTAACATGGGAGCCACTGTAAAAGATATTCGTAAAATCTTCTTTTTACAAGGTAGCTTAATGAGCATTGTAGGCGGCGTTATAGGGTTAGTAGTTGCCCTAATAGTTACTGCACTTCAAAAAATATTTGGTATGGTTATGATAACGCCAACCCTAGCTTACCCCATGACAATTAAAATTGAAAACTTTTTTATTGTATTTATAACCATTTCGGTTTTAGGTATTATTGCCTCTAAGATTGCATCAGTAAGAATTTCGAAATCGTTAATAGAAAACTATTAG
- the rbfA gene encoding 30S ribosome-binding factor RbfA — MEESQRQKKIGSVLQRDLVEVLQGAATQGGMQGILISVSKVRVTVDLSVAKVYLSIFPNEKAKELLDGIKSNTPLIRHELAQRTKNQLRRMPNLEFFVDDSLEYIDQIEKSLKGKENPIKDPDILDKRKKS; from the coding sequence ATGGAGGAAAGTCAAAGACAAAAAAAGATAGGATCCGTTTTACAGCGCGATTTAGTTGAGGTATTGCAAGGTGCTGCCACACAAGGAGGTATGCAAGGGATATTAATATCGGTGTCTAAAGTTAGAGTAACGGTAGACTTATCGGTAGCTAAAGTTTATTTAAGCATTTTTCCAAACGAAAAAGCAAAAGAACTTCTCGATGGTATAAAGTCTAATACACCATTGATTAGGCATGAATTAGCACAGCGCACCAAGAATCAATTAAGGCGTATGCCTAATTTGGAATTCTTTGTAGATGACTCTTTGGAATACATCGATCAAATAGAAAAATCCTTAAAAGGAAAGGAAAATCCTATTAAAGACCCTGATATTTTGGATAAACGGAAAAAATCCTAA
- a CDS encoding SLATT domain-containing protein: protein MEEEIKLKKEHLEKYITKQLEGFKKRSVYNRSASIRQHGLVTLLGAAITILSGLDIELIAEHTRIVVLILGAAVTVIGAYKTFFNNKDLWIKNTMISNKLLKVKNDYEFFIAGKEFENIKIEDLEKYKIEVDNILKEANKLWEIARQNNN from the coding sequence ATGGAAGAAGAAATAAAACTTAAAAAAGAACATTTAGAAAAGTATATTACTAAACAACTAGAGGGTTTTAAAAAAAGATCTGTATATAATAGATCGGCTTCTATAAGGCAACATGGTTTAGTTACCTTATTAGGAGCAGCAATAACAATTTTATCTGGTTTAGATATTGAATTAATTGCAGAACATACTAGGATAGTTGTTTTGATATTAGGAGCTGCTGTAACAGTAATTGGAGCTTATAAGACTTTTTTTAACAATAAAGATTTATGGATAAAAAACACAATGATCAGTAACAAGTTGCTTAAAGTAAAGAATGATTATGAGTTCTTTATTGCAGGAAAGGAATTCGAAAATATAAAAATTGAAGATTTAGAAAAATATAAAATAGAAGTAGATAATATTTTAAAAGAAGCAAATAAGCTATGGGAAATAGCAAGACAAAATAATAATTAA
- the mce gene encoding methylmalonyl-CoA epimerase — MNKIEHIGIAVKSLKDSNELFSKLFGEPHYKIEEVEREGVNTSFFKVGENKIELLEATNEDSPIAKFINKKGEGIHHIAFDVTNIESEIKRLKNEGFIVLNEMPKKGADNKLVAFLHPKSSNGVLIELCQEIKD, encoded by the coding sequence ATGAATAAAATTGAACATATAGGAATTGCCGTAAAAAGCCTCAAGGACTCTAATGAATTGTTTTCTAAACTTTTTGGTGAACCTCACTACAAAATAGAAGAAGTAGAGCGGGAAGGTGTTAACACGTCTTTTTTTAAAGTTGGTGAAAATAAAATTGAACTATTGGAAGCTACCAATGAAGATAGTCCGATAGCAAAATTTATTAATAAAAAAGGCGAAGGCATCCATCATATTGCTTTTGATGTAACGAATATTGAATCGGAAATTAAACGCCTTAAAAACGAGGGTTTTATAGTTTTAAACGAAATGCCAAAGAAAGGTGCAGATAATAAGTTGGTGGCTTTTTTGCACCCAAAATCTTCAAATGGAGTTTTAATTGAACTATGTCAAGAGATAAAGGACTAA